In the genome of Acidimicrobiia bacterium, one region contains:
- a CDS encoding cytochrome c — translation MDELLRQVADETGVPADLLSRAAAARAKALGVETAELVASWAGAEAPPPAQPAAPAAPAEQPAAEAAPEQPQPAVPAPDQAVTAQPDTAPQVEVLEPEATAPEAEAEVEPGPAGLLSSFPTWLAAAFIIIPSIAVLYALLTPNAPECGTAGQLAIDPVSGAAVNCDGTAYGVDIVNFFTIGREVYDARCVSCHSADGSGGAGPALRSGSVLTTFNAGNCIAHIDWVALGTAGWPAEHGNTYGDNNKPVGGSGAQMPGFEGQLTPEEIQAVSLYERVAFGGQPLPEAEVDCGAVESGVVAAP, via the coding sequence ATGGACGAGCTGCTGCGGCAGGTCGCGGACGAGACGGGCGTGCCGGCCGACCTGCTGAGTCGCGCCGCCGCGGCGCGAGCCAAAGCGCTCGGCGTCGAGACGGCCGAGCTGGTCGCGTCGTGGGCCGGAGCAGAAGCTCCTCCACCTGCACAACCGGCGGCTCCTGCAGCTCCTGCGGAGCAACCTGCAGCCGAGGCGGCGCCCGAGCAGCCACAGCCGGCTGTGCCCGCCCCCGACCAAGCCGTGACGGCACAGCCGGACACTGCGCCGCAGGTCGAGGTGCTCGAGCCGGAGGCAACGGCGCCGGAGGCGGAGGCGGAAGTGGAGCCCGGGCCCGCCGGCCTGTTGAGCTCTTTCCCGACGTGGCTGGCGGCCGCCTTCATCATCATCCCGAGCATCGCGGTCCTCTATGCGTTGCTCACGCCGAACGCCCCTGAGTGCGGCACGGCGGGGCAACTCGCCATCGATCCTGTGAGCGGTGCGGCCGTGAACTGCGACGGGACGGCGTACGGCGTCGACATCGTCAACTTCTTCACGATCGGCCGCGAGGTCTACGACGCTCGGTGCGTCTCCTGCCATTCCGCAGACGGCTCGGGCGGCGCAGGGCCCGCCCTGCGCAGTGGCTCCGTGCTCACGACCTTCAACGCCGGGAACTGCATCGCCCACATCGATTGGGTGGCACTCGGGACGGCGGGCTGGCCTGCCGAGCATGGCAACACCTACGGCGACAACAACAAGCCAGTCGGCGGCAGCGGCGCCCAGATGCCGGGATTCGAAGGGCAGCTGACGCCTGAGGAGATCCAGGCGGTTTCCCTCTACGAGCGAGTGGCGTTCGGTGGCCAGCCGCTTCCGGAGGCCGAGGTGGATTGCGGCGCGGTAGAGAGCGGCGTGGTGGCGGCCCCGTGA
- a CDS encoding geranylgeranyl reductase family protein encodes MTSPDVLVVGGGPGGAAAAYWLAKAGLSVLVAEKKAYPRDKTCGDGLTPRAVKQLIDMGFDFDVPELHRITGLRAYAGDLTIELPWPEHSIYPSWGAVIRRADLDMQVATLAEKQGAIVRQRTEAVAVVESGRLAAVELREKDGDRDVVTDVVTPKVTVIADGSLSRFGRALGTSRRRDYPYGMAIRAYYESSNSKDSMLESQLNILDAEGRTLPGYGWIFPLGDGTINVGAGVLSSFKGWKDVNTSRVLDAYVGSLPGYWEVTAESQLTRPVGGKLPMALSVGPRVGSNWIAIGDAAGAVNPFNGEGIDYAYETGRLAAVHVGRAIGSRDMSLLHRYSQALEDEYSDYNRVARAFVIAIGNPKVMKTLTRLGLRSRPLMEWVLKVMANLLEPEDQGMSERVYHAIERVVKVGPDPLLKP; translated from the coding sequence ATGACCTCGCCGGACGTCCTCGTCGTCGGAGGCGGACCTGGTGGCGCGGCCGCGGCGTACTGGCTCGCCAAGGCCGGGCTCTCAGTCCTCGTCGCCGAAAAGAAGGCGTATCCGCGGGACAAGACGTGCGGTGACGGGCTGACCCCCCGCGCCGTGAAGCAACTCATCGACATGGGATTCGACTTCGACGTTCCCGAGTTGCACCGCATCACGGGCCTGCGCGCCTATGCAGGGGATCTCACCATCGAGCTCCCGTGGCCCGAGCATTCGATCTACCCGAGTTGGGGCGCCGTCATCCGACGCGCCGACCTCGACATGCAGGTCGCCACGCTGGCGGAGAAGCAGGGCGCCATCGTCAGGCAGCGTACGGAGGCCGTCGCCGTCGTCGAGTCGGGGCGGCTCGCCGCAGTCGAGCTGAGGGAAAAGGACGGCGACCGCGACGTCGTCACCGACGTCGTCACGCCGAAGGTGACCGTCATTGCAGACGGCTCCCTCTCCCGCTTCGGCAGGGCACTCGGCACGAGCCGGCGCCGTGACTACCCGTACGGCATGGCCATCAGGGCTTACTACGAGAGCTCCAACTCGAAGGACTCGATGCTGGAGAGCCAGCTCAACATCCTCGACGCCGAGGGACGGACACTCCCCGGCTACGGCTGGATCTTCCCGCTCGGCGACGGCACCATCAACGTCGGCGCAGGTGTCCTGTCGAGCTTCAAGGGCTGGAAGGACGTGAACACGTCTCGCGTGCTCGACGCCTACGTTGGCAGCCTGCCCGGCTACTGGGAGGTCACGGCCGAGTCGCAACTGACGCGCCCGGTCGGGGGCAAGCTGCCGATGGCGCTGTCGGTGGGCCCGAGGGTCGGATCGAACTGGATCGCGATCGGCGATGCGGCAGGGGCCGTCAACCCGTTCAACGGCGAGGGCATCGACTACGCGTACGAGACGGGCCGGCTGGCGGCGGTGCACGTCGGACGAGCGATCGGCTCTCGAGACATGTCGCTGCTCCATCGCTACAGCCAGGCGCTCGAGGACGAGTACTCCGACTACAACAGGGTCGCCAGGGCATTCGTGATTGCGATCGGCAATCCCAAGGTGATGAAGACGCTGACCAGGCTCGGTCTGCGCTCCCGCCCGCTCATGGAGTGGGTGCTCAAGGTGATGGCGAACCTCCTCGAACCGGAGGACCAGGGGATGAGCGAGCGGGTCTACCATGCCATCGAGCGGGTCGTGAAGGTAGGCCCCGACCCATTGCTGAAGCCCTGA